The following proteins come from a genomic window of Maylandia zebra isolate NMK-2024a linkage group LG22, Mzebra_GT3a, whole genome shotgun sequence:
- the LOC101469345 gene encoding free fatty acid receptor 3-like: MAYNLLLSVYIITFLMGVPANILAFGTFCRKVYRKPTPIDILLLNLTISDLIFLALLPFKMKEAFDDMEWLLPYSLCPFTGFLFYVTIYNSTLLLTAVSVERYLGVAHPIRHSLHRRPRYALLACVMFWLLTSLNLIVVYIMPYLQWRHTNGSTPATPPPSCYLNFSDKELAILLPFRLELFLVLFCIPFIICCFCYVNLILILSRLPNISRRRRLQCIGLALGTLIVFCVCFGPYNISHVVGFVNKENQEWRTVALLSSTLNACLDPFIFYLSSSAVRSMLKHCFRNITAKLHILRCEETQHRPQQKPETEKYKKAEPS, translated from the coding sequence ATGGCATACAATCTGTTGCTTTCTGTCTACATTATCACCTTCCTCATGGGAGTTCCCGCCAACATCCTGGCATTTGGTACCTTCTGCCGCAAGGTGTATCGCAAGCCAACCCCGATAGACATCCTCCTCCTCAACCTGACCATCTCCGACCTGATTTTCCTGGCTTTGCTGCCTTTTAAAATGAAGGAGGCCTTTGATGACATGGAGTGGTTGCTGCCCTACTCCCTCTGTCCCTTCACTGGGTTTCTCTTCTATGTCACCATCTACAACAGCACCCTGCTGCTCACCGCCGTGAGTGTGGAGCGTTACCTAGGGGTCGCCCACCCCATCAGGCATTCCCTCCATCGGCGGCCTCGTTATGCTTTGTTGGCCTGTGTCATGTTCTGGTTGCTAACGTCTCTGAACCTCATCGTCGTCTACATCATGCCTTACCTCCAGTGGAGACACACCAATGGCAGCACTCCCGCCACACCTCCACCTAGCTGCTACCTGAATTTCTCAGACAAAGAGCTTGCAATCCTGCTGCCGTTCCGCCTCGAGCTCTTCCTCGTCCTCTTCTGCATCCCCTTCATCATCTGCTGCTTCTGCTACGTCAACCTAATCCTTATCCTGTCCCGTCTCCCAAATATCAGCAGGCGGCGGAGGCTGCAATGCATTGGTCTGGCTCTTGGCACACTGATCGTATTCTGCGTCTGTTTTGGTCCTTACAACATCTCCCATGTGGTAGGCTTTGTCAATAAGGAGAATCAGGAGTGGAGGACTGTGGCGTTGCTTTCCAGCACCTTAAATGCCTGCCTGGATCCATTTATCTTCTACTTGTCCTCGTCAGCCGTTAGAAGCATGTTAAAGCACTGCTTCAGGAACATCACAGCAAAGCTGCACATCCTGCGGTGTGAAGAGACTCAACACCGTCCTCAACAGAAACCAGAAActgaaaaatacaagaaagcGGAACCTTCTTGA